The genomic DNA CGCCGTCTCGGAGGCACCGGGGTGAATCAGCCCGTACTTCTGGGCAACCTTCAGGTCGAGGTCGGCAATGACCGGAAAGGTAATCTTGACGCCGAAGTGGCGTTCGATGTCGCGGACCCAGGCAATGTGCGCCGGAACGGAGTCCACCGACAACCCGATCAACTGCGTCCGACGCTGCTCGAATTCCGCGCTTCGCTCGGCAAAGGCCACGAACTCCGTCGTGCAAACCGGCGTGAAGTCGGCCGGGTGCGAAAACAGCACCACCCATCTTCCTTTGTAGTCCGACAGCCGAATGACACCCTGCGTGGACTTGGCTTCAAAATCCGGTGCGGGATCGTTGATGCGTGGCAGCGCAATGGTTGTATCCAAGGTGTTTTACCTCCCAGCATCCAAAACATCAAAAAACTGGCGTCCAATAAAACAGACGTTTTGTAAACGATACCGGAAATCGGGTCAACGCGCTTGCCCGTTGGTCATCCGCCCGACCCGGCCGGTGGCTGCTGCGCGGAGCGAAACCATCATGCCGTCTGAAAGGGCCACGACATTGGGATGAAGCAGGCTGGCTTCGGCAATAAACGGCTCGGTGCTGCGGTAGCGCCGTGAGAAATGGGTCAGAACCAGCAGCCCGGACTGGGCCTCACGCGCCAGGGTCGCGGCCTGGCGCGCGGTCATGTGTCCGTACCGTTGGGCCTCCAGCGCCTCGCTTTCCAGGAACGTCGCCTCGCACAGTAGCGTATCCACCCCGGCGGCAAGCTGACGCGCGCCATCGCACAAGCGACTGTCCATCACAAAAGCAAAGGAACTACCGCGCTTCGGACGGCCAACTTCAGACGCCTGGATACGGCGGCCATTTGGAAGGTCGAAAAAGCCCTGTTGCTTGAGTTGGCCGACGGCCGGGCCGCGCAAGCCAACGGCTTCGAGCTTTTCAGGGATCAGGGTCAGGGTGTCCGGCTCGACCAGTCGGTAGCCCCAGCTCTCAACGGTATGGTCGAGCGCATACGCCTCGATCCGAAACCGCTCCGTCGCGTGGACGACACCGGGCGTAGTAATTGGGCGTTCACGAATGACGGCCGTTTCGGTGAAAATCGAGGCCCGCCGCAGCCGGTGGACATATTCCGCGCCGGAAGCCGGATAGTACAAATCCACCGGATGCTGGACGCCATCGAGCGACAGGCGCTGAAGGACACCCGGCAGCCCAAGGCAGTGATCCCCGTGGAGGTGGGTCAGGAAAATGGCGGTGATGTCCGCGGCCGCGACGCCAAAGTGCGTCATCTGCCGCTGCGTGCCTTCGCCAGGATCAAACAACAGTCCGGCGGCATCCCAGCGGACAAAGTAGCCATTGTGGTTGCGTTCGCGCGTGGGCACTTGACTGGATGTACCGAGCGCAATCAAGTGGCGGTCTGACACGGCTTCCTCCTCCAACAGCCGACCTCATAGGCAACGCCAGACGGCGCACTCGCCCCTCGGACACTGCCAAGCGGATTTGCTTCGTGCTTTCCGTGCCGGCCACACCTCAGGCCGCCTTGGCCAGTTTGCTCAAGTAGTCCTCGAGCTTTTGGAGGCGCACGTCGTAAATAGACTGCTGGATGGATTCGATCAAGTCGTATTCCTCCTTGATGCACAGCAGGATGAAGAGGCCCCAGAGCAGGCGCTGGCGGTCCTGTTTGAGGCTTTCGATCCGCCGCTCCAGCTCGTCCTTTCTGGTTCGTCGGTGCTCCTCGGTCAAGGCTTCGATCTCCAGGTGCAACTCGCGCAGCAGGCTGAGTTTGACATCAAACATGTTGTAGAAGCGCTCCCGGTAGGCTTCTTCGTCGTGCCGGTAGTAGATGTGCCGATACTGGTAAAACTTCATGAACACATCTTCGCCCTGCCGCTTGGAAAGCCCCGTCACCGCAGCGATTTCATCCGGCGAGCTTTGCATGAACTTGTCAAAGGTGGATAACCCGGCCAGGATGATGCGGTTCATCAGCTTTTCGTTGATTTCGGGAATCTGCTTGAGGATGAACTTGACGATGAGCACTTCCTTTTTGCTGTTGAGGTCGGATTCCGACAAATCCAGCGCAAACGTTTTGGGCAGCATCTGGGCCAGGCGTTCGTAACTTGCCTGGATGTTTTGGAGCGCCGACTCGGTGAAATAGGCCTGGTCGGGCACGCCCTTCTGCGATTGCAGGGATTGCTGCATGTCCTTCAGGGCCAGGCAGATTTTCTGGTAGCCCATCTTTTCGGCCGAACCGTACAGCAGGTTGACCGATGGCTCGACCATTTCGATCCATTCGAGCGATGTGCGCCGTTTGATTTTTTGGTTGAGTTGGATTTCGCGCATGAAATCCTTGAGCGGTTTGACGTAGGCCACCGCGATGTTGTCGTACAACTCCATCAGCATGGACTCTTCCTGCTCGGTCAGTCCGGAATCGAGCGTCGCCGCGCCGCTGCCGGCCAGCCCCTGCGCCGTCAGGACGGCATCCAGGTTGTCAAACAGGTCATCAACCGAAGCATCATCAAACAGGGCTTCGGCCGCGTCGTCGAAAGCGTCATTGATGAGCTGGATGTTTTCGAGCTTCTGAAGGGTCGAGGAAGCCACTTCTGGCGCCGGAACCACTGCGGCTGGTGCGGTCGAAACCTGGAACGTGAAGCCCATGTAATCCAGCAGGCTCTTTTTGTCGCTCGGCTGCTTGGTTTTGAGGTACTGGTGAACCAGTTCCAGGGCGCGGTCGCAAGCATCAATCATGGCTGCCACGAGGAAGCGGCGTTCGTCGTACGCCGCCTTGAGGTACGCACCCAGGGTTGTAAAGGTCAGTTGAAGCGTTTCATCGGGCGTGGCGCGGGCGGTTTCCACGCAGATTTCGGCCGCGGCCTTGTACGGCGCAAAGAGCAGTGGCTTGCGCCGGATACGCTTCAAGTTCTCATCGAGTAGCTTGAGTCCGTCGGCTAGGGCCGCGGCATCCGTTCCGACGCGCAGCGCATCCACCGCTACGAAGTTTTGCCGGATGAGATAAAACAGTTGCTTGTAAAGCTCGTATTTGCCCAGCCGGGTCCGCTGCTGAAGGACCTCGATGGTGGCCGGCTCAGCGAGGGCATCCCAGACCAGGCGGCACGTTTTTGGATCAGGGCTATCCTTGAAATGCAGTTGTAGGTGACTCACCGGACGCTGGGTAAAGGATGAGTCAGGTTTGATGGCCGCGTTGGAGATCTGTTTCAGCTCGCTGCGCTGCAACAACGCCTCGTGGAGCAGAAGTGGGGTTTCAAGCGTGATGTTTTGTGGCGCGGGCGGCGTCTTGGTGTCGAAGTAGGCCAGCGCCACCTCGCGCGGATCAAGCATGAAAAGCCAATAGAAAGCGTTGTCCGCCTCCAGAAAAAACGCCGGAACGGAAGCATGAACGACTTTTCCCATTAACCAATCCACCCGACATTCGGTTTGGTCGGTCAAAGTGATGTGAAAATGACCGGTCAGCCCGGCTTCCCAGACATAGACAAAGGCTTCGGGCAGATTTTTCTGCACAAGCAGGCGATTGAGACTGCGATCCACTGCCAGCGGGAGTGGGGCCGGGGACGCCGTCTCTAGAATCTGCCGCGCCGTGATGTGCAGCGCGTTGCGTGGTGTAAGCGAGGTCACGATGTCGTGGCACAACGCCTTGACTTCATCGTTGTACTGGTACGCCAGGCACCGCAGGATTTTAGCGGCGACGTCGGCATTGCCGAGCAAAGCAAAGGAGCGCTTGAGCTTGGCGAGTTCCGCCCGCACCCGTCCGGTCAGGAAGGCAATGGTCGGTGGCGACAGCAGGGTTTGGGCAAAGCGTTCGACGTATTCCTCGCTCCAGTGCTTGAGCGCGTAGTCGAGCGACGCCTCCAGGGCCGGGGGATCGTCGAGCGCAACGAGCGCCATGGCAATCTTGCCGGCCAAATCGCGCGACACGGGATCGTCGTGCCGCTTGAACTCGGCCAGTTTCGCGCGCAGGCACTCACCGGCCGCTTCGCCGCCAATGAAACTCAAGGTGGCGATGCTCTGGGCGTTGACCTGACGCGCGGCTCGCGCATGAAACTGCTGGTCAATCAACGTGACGGCCCGGACGCGCTCCACCGGCTTGGGCGACACAATCCGCCCTAGAAGAAAGATGAGGTTGCGAACGTAGTACCACGGTGTTTCGGGCGTGCAGTGCTCGAGCTGGTGGAGCAGGGATGGGTAGATGCGTTCTCCATTGGCTTCGAGGACGGTGAGCAAGACGCGGCGCACACGCCGCTCCGGTTCCTCAAAAAGCTGTTGAAATATCTTTTCAGGACTCCAGTCCACGAAATGACTCAGCACGTCCCCCATCAGCAGCCGGGAAAGCTTTGATGCGCCGTACTCGTCGATTTTGCGCGCACTAAACAGCTTGGCCTTGCTCTGCAAGCGCTGGCTTTTTTCGATGGAAAGTCCCCGCGCTTGAGCCAACTGCTCGACCAAATCCATCAACTGGCAGCACTGGGGGAGGAAATCGTCGTTGAAGAAGGCAACCGCCAAGTCAACCGACTGCGCAAGGTAATCTTCCAGGTTGAAGCGCCGCTTGGTTTCGTACTCGGCGTCCTTGTCGGCATCGTTGGCCGCGATAATCTCTTGGCGCGCGCGCTTGTCCGTGACGAGTCCCACGAAATCGCCAACGAGGCTACCGACTTTGCCTTGGTACGACAGCACGTCCGCGCTGGTCTGCTCATCGGCGAATTCAAATCGGCGGTCGGCTGACAACACGTTGTGCGTTGCATTGCGGTAGATATTTTCGTTGAAATTGTCCTCGGCAACTTGCACCTCGGCGCGTTTTTCGAGCGCATACATGGCGCGCTCACGCATCTCCCCGATCGGACGAATTTGTTCCCAGGGATACTGTGCAAGCAGCGCCTCGAGATGGGGGCGATAGGGGACCGGACAAAGCTCGACTAGGTGTTTTTCAAAGACCGGGAAGAAGTTATACACCTGACTGAAGCGCACGACCCGGTAGAAGAAAATGTCAAAGACCTTGTTGCGCGCCGCCATCAGAATGTCGAGCGGGTTGCTCCCTGGGTGACGTTGGACGTTTTTTGACACCCAGTTGAGTACGACCCAACTCACCGTCCGTATGTCGGTTTGCAACACGGTGACGAGCGAGGCTGCGACCAGCGCCGGCGCGCGCTCCCCTGATAGAAAGGCTTCAAAGTCGGCAATCGCAGGTTGTAGGGCTTCGTCTGTCATATCGGACTCAGGGCTGCGCGCGCGACTCGCCACAAGCGTGGTGCGTGCCAGTGCACAGCAAGCTTAGCTTCCAAAATGTTGATCGGCTTCAGCCAGATTCTAGGGTAACACCTTCCGCAAGTTGCGTTGCGTAGATAAATGCGGCTCTTCCTGTACTTTTGGCTGATTACACAGTAGAAACTTTCCACCACTTGTCGCAATCTGGTGCAGCGTCTCCACACCGACCAGTTTTTCAATCCGCGGGAGGTGGACATCTTCTACAAGCAAGTAGGTGCGTTCAGGACCACGCCACACCTTGGCGAAGGTGTCATCATCCAGAAACACGTCCGGGGCACCGGGCGCATGAGAACCATACTCAAGGTTTGTCGTCCGGCCGTTGAGTAACAGCGCCCCTTTCACGTTGGCGTAAAAAAACACCGACGAGAAGGCATAGTACTGATTATCCACCACGACGCGCCCTGGATGGGTGCGTTGCGCCGTCACCAGGGCCTTGGCCAAGGGGTAGGAACC from Chloracidobacterium validum includes the following:
- a CDS encoding peroxiredoxin, producing the protein MDTTIALPRINDPAPDFEAKSTQGVIRLSDYKGRWVVLFSHPADFTPVCTTEFVAFAERSAEFEQRRTQLIGLSVDSVPAHIAWVRDIERHFGVKITFPVIADLDLKVAQKYGLIHPGASETATVRAVFIIDDKGIVRALIYYPMNLGRNVDEILRALEALQTADANACSMPANWKPGDKVVVPPPQTVADAAARAQASEYEVVDWYLAKKAL
- a CDS encoding ribonuclease Z, translating into MSDRHLIALGTSSQVPTRERNHNGYFVRWDAAGLLFDPGEGTQRQMTHFGVAAADITAIFLTHLHGDHCLGLPGVLQRLSLDGVQHPVDLYYPASGAEYVHRLRRASIFTETAVIRERPITTPGVVHATERFRIEAYALDHTVESWGYRLVEPDTLTLIPEKLEAVGLRGPAVGQLKQQGFFDLPNGRRIQASEVGRPKRGSSFAFVMDSRLCDGARQLAAGVDTLLCEATFLESEALEAQRYGHMTARQAATLAREAQSGLLVLTHFSRRYRSTEPFIAEASLLHPNVVALSDGMMVSLRAAATGRVGRMTNGQAR
- a CDS encoding helix-hairpin-helix domain-containing protein; the protein is MTDEALQPAIADFEAFLSGERAPALVAASLVTVLQTDIRTVSWVVLNWVSKNVQRHPGSNPLDILMAARNKVFDIFFYRVVRFSQVYNFFPVFEKHLVELCPVPYRPHLEALLAQYPWEQIRPIGEMRERAMYALEKRAEVQVAEDNFNENIYRNATHNVLSADRRFEFADEQTSADVLSYQGKVGSLVGDFVGLVTDKRARQEIIAANDADKDAEYETKRRFNLEDYLAQSVDLAVAFFNDDFLPQCCQLMDLVEQLAQARGLSIEKSQRLQSKAKLFSARKIDEYGASKLSRLLMGDVLSHFVDWSPEKIFQQLFEEPERRVRRVLLTVLEANGERIYPSLLHQLEHCTPETPWYYVRNLIFLLGRIVSPKPVERVRAVTLIDQQFHARAARQVNAQSIATLSFIGGEAAGECLRAKLAEFKRHDDPVSRDLAGKIAMALVALDDPPALEASLDYALKHWSEEYVERFAQTLLSPPTIAFLTGRVRAELAKLKRSFALLGNADVAAKILRCLAYQYNDEVKALCHDIVTSLTPRNALHITARQILETASPAPLPLAVDRSLNRLLVQKNLPEAFVYVWEAGLTGHFHITLTDQTECRVDWLMGKVVHASVPAFFLEADNAFYWLFMLDPREVALAYFDTKTPPAPQNITLETPLLLHEALLQRSELKQISNAAIKPDSSFTQRPVSHLQLHFKDSPDPKTCRLVWDALAEPATIEVLQQRTRLGKYELYKQLFYLIRQNFVAVDALRVGTDAAALADGLKLLDENLKRIRRKPLLFAPYKAAAEICVETARATPDETLQLTFTTLGAYLKAAYDERRFLVAAMIDACDRALELVHQYLKTKQPSDKKSLLDYMGFTFQVSTAPAAVVPAPEVASSTLQKLENIQLINDAFDDAAEALFDDASVDDLFDNLDAVLTAQGLAGSGAATLDSGLTEQEESMLMELYDNIAVAYVKPLKDFMREIQLNQKIKRRTSLEWIEMVEPSVNLLYGSAEKMGYQKICLALKDMQQSLQSQKGVPDQAYFTESALQNIQASYERLAQMLPKTFALDLSESDLNSKKEVLIVKFILKQIPEINEKLMNRIILAGLSTFDKFMQSSPDEIAAVTGLSKRQGEDVFMKFYQYRHIYYRHDEEAYRERFYNMFDVKLSLLRELHLEIEALTEEHRRTRKDELERRIESLKQDRQRLLWGLFILLCIKEEYDLIESIQQSIYDVRLQKLEDYLSKLAKAA